One Turneriella parva DSM 21527 genomic region harbors:
- a CDS encoding class I SAM-dependent methyltransferase, whose translation MKKHLGKWARRRGISCYRLYEKDIPEYPFIADLYEDHMILTEMASEAIQSRRDYHDWKKQATEIFRSTWEIRPENLHLKTRVRRTEGEQYEKLSEGVGVVVHEAGLKFKIYPDNWLDTGLFLDHRNLRSVVRESAAGNNVLNLFCYTGSFSVYAAAGGAALVHSVDLSARYLSIVDENLALNKLSAVPHDNFRLDAREFLATASPGFYDIIICDAPVFSKSRRQERDFDVLRDSPQLVRDCLRALKPGGVLYFSTNFRKFSLRYDGNAEGALVKNISAQTIPEDFRNKWIHTCYEIRHGA comes from the coding sequence ATGAAAAAGCACCTCGGCAAGTGGGCGCGCCGCCGTGGTATCAGCTGCTACCGCCTCTACGAAAAAGACATACCTGAATATCCGTTCATTGCAGATCTTTACGAAGACCACATGATTCTCACCGAGATGGCGAGCGAAGCGATTCAGTCGCGCCGTGACTATCACGACTGGAAAAAGCAGGCCACAGAAATATTTCGCAGCACGTGGGAAATCCGCCCAGAAAATCTGCATCTCAAAACCAGAGTCAGGCGAACCGAAGGCGAGCAGTACGAGAAGCTTTCCGAAGGGGTGGGGGTCGTGGTTCATGAAGCGGGTCTGAAGTTCAAAATCTACCCAGACAACTGGCTCGACACGGGCCTCTTTCTCGATCATCGCAACCTACGTTCGGTTGTGCGCGAATCTGCAGCCGGTAATAATGTTCTGAATCTTTTTTGTTACACCGGTTCATTCAGCGTCTACGCGGCTGCGGGTGGTGCAGCCTTGGTGCACAGTGTCGACTTGTCGGCGCGCTATCTGAGTATCGTTGATGAGAATCTTGCCCTGAATAAACTTAGCGCCGTGCCCCATGATAATTTTCGTCTCGATGCACGCGAATTTCTGGCGACAGCTTCGCCGGGTTTCTACGACATTATCATTTGCGATGCGCCGGTTTTCTCCAAGAGCCGCAGGCAAGAGCGCGACTTTGATGTATTGCGCGACAGCCCGCAGCTCGTGCGCGACTGCCTCAGGGCTTTAAAGCCGGGGGGAGTTCTCTATTTCTCGACGAATTTTCGCAAATTCAGCCTGCGCTATGATGGTAATGCCGAAGGTGCGCTGGTGAAGAATATCAGCGCGCAGACGATACCCGAAGATTTCCGTAACAAGTGGATACACACCTGTTATGAAATCAGACATGGTGCCTGA
- a CDS encoding putative Ig domain-containing protein: protein MTTAKHKRFLLLKIAVMLQLAAVGCRGFGDFQAAPPSGFSYSGSPFVITVNTAMPAAKPQITGTVSACLAEPALPAGLQLGQSDCVLSGVPTVIQPPTGYTITASNKTGSTATTISIEVNANPPASLVYTGSPFAFTQGNSIAPLTPTFTGSVTTCASAPPLPPGLSINNSTCEITGIPTIAQVSTAYTITATNAFGSTNTGINIAITAETTPPSAPTALNATPISGAQIDLTWTAATDNFSAQGNLIYEICRATASGGCTTFTVTHTTGAGAVNFSSAGLSAGTVYYFVVRARDEANNLGAISGEASAMTTPAGSVSNPVLAPAPGLYNITQNVSATVAAPASSTVCYSTNGVDPACDGTKLACSSGTLYSVAVAVSATSTFKAVGCKPTYLDSAVTTGTYTFDYVAPSTPAPFNASPVSMTQIDLTWSAASDDLTPPGNIVYEICRATTSGGCGTFTATHTTAAGATNFSVTGLTGGTTYYFVIRSRDQATNLSTVSGEISAMTTPVGTVSNPVFTPPAGTYNSSQNVTITVASPASPTICYSTNGVDPSCDALTKLICTSGTSYSGPVAVAGGQTLKAIGCKLTYADSAVTAGTYTVDSAAPTVTGVTASTTDGTYNSGATISIQVVFSEPVNVTGTPVLSLATGNPATTPVNYVSGTGTNTLTFDYVVANGNTTGDLDYVSTAALAGGTIQDAVGNNAVLTLATPGAANSLGASKAIVVNPPPGITSVTPTNGATNWPVTSPVTINFNQNMNTGLINAQGANGACSGTVWVSTDNFASCLGGTMAYPTQSSATFTPSNPFCVEGNYPIRVRILTAVQSAYGVPLPTPYDAVHGFTTQQALMKTAITTGTDVRALAISCNTLFVGGSFSQVTGSLGRNNLVAIDLATGFPLNGGFTPPAFGTNGAVNALAINGNELIVGGSFTNAGSGGSQNLAAFNIVTGAKSAWSPAPNAAVNALAVDSGIIYAGGSFTLVDGSVSRNKLAAFTAGVNAPNAWNPSSTAPGAVNAIAIAGSTAIIGGAFTGGTVGGNSRNYLAAVDASTGAGGAYTGWCTAGADLPVNTIAASGGNVYFGGSFNGTCGITFYNFGAVSASTGGSIGFANGSFTGANDVVSALFVDNAASTLYVGGAFNTATDAFIGTTRNFMGSTGLTGNTANAWHPNFNGSVLAITKVGTAVVVGGLFTTVNGGTAANRLAIVETSTGTLRP, encoded by the coding sequence ATGACCACCGCGAAGCACAAACGATTCTTGCTGCTCAAGATTGCGGTGATGCTGCAGCTCGCCGCTGTTGGCTGCCGCGGTTTTGGTGATTTTCAGGCCGCGCCTCCCTCGGGGTTCTCTTATTCTGGCAGTCCATTCGTCATAACGGTTAACACGGCAATGCCCGCTGCAAAGCCACAGATTACGGGCACGGTAAGCGCATGCCTCGCAGAGCCGGCGTTGCCCGCAGGGTTGCAGCTCGGCCAGTCTGACTGCGTGCTGAGCGGAGTGCCAACGGTTATACAGCCACCTACAGGCTATACGATTACCGCATCAAACAAGACCGGCTCCACTGCGACGACGATCAGTATTGAGGTTAACGCGAACCCACCTGCCTCGCTTGTGTACACTGGCAGTCCATTTGCCTTTACGCAGGGCAATTCAATCGCACCACTCACCCCGACTTTCACCGGCAGCGTGACGACGTGTGCATCAGCACCACCTTTACCTCCGGGGCTTTCGATCAACAACAGCACCTGCGAGATCACGGGCATACCGACGATTGCCCAGGTTTCGACTGCGTACACGATTACCGCAACCAATGCATTTGGCAGCACCAACACCGGCATCAACATTGCGATTACCGCAGAAACAACACCGCCATCCGCACCGACAGCCCTGAATGCCACACCGATCAGCGGTGCGCAGATTGACCTCACGTGGACAGCTGCAACGGATAACTTTTCTGCGCAGGGTAATTTGATTTATGAAATCTGCCGGGCGACAGCCTCAGGCGGATGTACCACTTTCACGGTGACGCACACGACCGGCGCAGGCGCCGTCAACTTCAGCTCTGCCGGGCTGAGTGCAGGCACCGTGTATTACTTTGTGGTTCGTGCACGCGACGAGGCAAATAATCTTGGCGCGATTTCGGGTGAAGCCTCGGCAATGACTACACCCGCCGGTTCGGTGAGTAATCCTGTACTGGCGCCAGCACCTGGGCTTTACAATATTACGCAGAACGTGAGTGCGACGGTCGCTGCCCCCGCGAGTTCGACTGTCTGTTATTCGACGAACGGCGTCGACCCGGCCTGCGATGGCACCAAGCTCGCCTGTTCAAGCGGCACGCTCTATTCGGTGGCAGTTGCGGTGTCGGCGACCTCAACCTTTAAAGCAGTCGGATGCAAGCCGACGTATTTAGACTCTGCCGTCACAACGGGCACGTATACGTTTGATTATGTGGCTCCGTCTACCCCGGCGCCCTTTAACGCATCGCCCGTTAGTATGACGCAGATCGATCTCACCTGGTCTGCCGCTTCAGATGATCTGACGCCGCCAGGCAACATTGTCTACGAAATCTGCCGGGCAACGACCTCGGGTGGTTGCGGTACGTTCACCGCGACGCACACGACTGCAGCCGGTGCCACCAACTTCAGCGTCACGGGCCTCACAGGCGGCACCACTTATTATTTCGTCATCAGGTCGCGTGACCAGGCGACCAACCTGAGTACAGTGTCGGGTGAAATCTCGGCAATGACAACACCTGTCGGTACGGTGAGCAATCCAGTTTTTACACCGCCTGCCGGTACATATAACAGCTCGCAGAACGTGACAATCACCGTCGCCTCACCCGCTTCGCCGACCATCTGCTATTCGACCAACGGTGTCGACCCGTCTTGCGATGCGCTGACGAAACTGATCTGTACCTCGGGCACATCTTACAGTGGGCCAGTAGCGGTCGCAGGTGGTCAAACTCTCAAGGCGATCGGCTGCAAGCTAACCTACGCAGATTCTGCTGTCACCGCAGGCACATACACTGTAGATTCAGCGGCGCCCACCGTGACGGGTGTCACCGCTTCGACTACCGACGGCACCTACAATAGCGGCGCGACGATTTCGATACAGGTCGTCTTCAGTGAGCCCGTCAATGTAACGGGTACGCCGGTTCTGTCACTGGCTACGGGCAACCCCGCAACGACACCAGTAAACTATGTTTCGGGAACGGGTACAAATACGCTCACATTCGATTACGTCGTCGCCAATGGCAATACGACGGGTGATCTCGACTATGTTTCGACTGCGGCGCTTGCGGGAGGCACAATTCAAGATGCCGTCGGCAACAATGCAGTCTTGACGCTCGCCACTCCCGGGGCAGCCAACTCATTGGGCGCCAGCAAAGCGATTGTGGTTAACCCGCCGCCGGGCATCACGAGCGTCACGCCGACGAACGGTGCAACGAATTGGCCCGTCACGAGCCCTGTCACGATCAACTTTAACCAGAATATGAATACCGGTCTTATCAATGCGCAGGGCGCAAACGGCGCATGCTCTGGCACTGTCTGGGTATCGACTGACAATTTTGCCAGCTGCCTGGGCGGCACGATGGCTTACCCGACACAGTCGAGCGCAACCTTTACACCTTCAAATCCCTTTTGCGTTGAAGGCAACTACCCGATACGCGTGCGCATTCTCACTGCCGTTCAAAGCGCATACGGTGTACCCTTACCGACGCCGTACGATGCGGTGCATGGCTTTACCACGCAGCAGGCTTTGATGAAAACTGCGATTACGACAGGCACCGACGTGCGTGCATTGGCAATTTCATGTAACACATTGTTTGTCGGCGGCAGTTTCTCTCAGGTAACAGGGTCGTTAGGTCGCAATAATCTTGTCGCGATCGATCTTGCCACAGGTTTTCCCTTGAATGGCGGCTTTACCCCGCCTGCTTTCGGTACAAATGGTGCGGTGAATGCTTTGGCGATAAATGGCAATGAACTCATCGTCGGGGGTTCGTTTACCAACGCTGGTTCGGGCGGGTCACAGAACCTTGCCGCCTTCAACATCGTGACCGGTGCAAAGTCTGCATGGTCGCCGGCACCCAACGCAGCCGTCAATGCCCTCGCGGTCGATTCGGGAATAATTTACGCAGGCGGCTCATTTACGCTGGTCGACGGTTCTGTCAGTCGCAACAAGCTGGCAGCATTTACTGCGGGTGTCAATGCACCGAACGCGTGGAATCCCAGTTCAACTGCGCCAGGTGCGGTGAACGCCATTGCCATTGCTGGCTCCACCGCGATAATCGGAGGGGCCTTTACCGGCGGCACAGTGGGTGGCAACAGCCGCAACTATCTTGCGGCGGTCGACGCTTCAACAGGGGCAGGTGGTGCCTATACAGGCTGGTGCACGGCAGGTGCGGACCTCCCCGTAAATACCATTGCGGCCTCGGGCGGCAATGTCTATTTTGGTGGCAGCTTTAACGGCACGTGTGGCATCACATTCTATAATTTTGGGGCCGTCTCGGCGAGTACCGGTGGCTCCATAGGTTTCGCCAACGGCTCGTTTACTGGCGCAAACGATGTTGTCAGTGCGCTTTTCGTCGACAATGCCGCGAGCACACTCTATGTCGGAGGCGCATTTAATACTGCTACCGACGCATTCATCGGTACCACCCGCAATTTTATGGGCTCGACTGGTTTGACAGGGAACACCGCCAATGCCTGGCACCCGAATTTCAATGGCTCGGTTCTTGCAATTACGAAGGTGGGCACTGCCGTTGTTGTGGGTGGTTTGTTCACCACCGTGAACGGGGGCACCGCAGCGAATCGACTGGCGATTGTTGAAACAAGTACGGGCACCTTGCGGCCATAG
- a CDS encoding adenylate/guanylate cyclase domain-containing protein, which yields MSKAITVAELDPLAHRNKVFRVQLFDLFSSEEKQVRDAIYKITDAYGGRKLAPVVYTMVRELAVNALKAVYKKIFYERVIEELGIPEVSYTEWLDLFKAEIDAHRAENFSRIAREEGVGISVYLKFNEDALSIKIVNQGKPSELEYERIQNAIEKSRQVANMRALMEEQDVRDSHSEGAGMGIPMCIMTLKGLHISPDNFRIELKSRATVASLELPWQNLLPPSAKKETSILAPEAFSRAGSDLIEKLDFAILCFDRFENLTEVSESFLEKLKIPKERVGEVKAVIPQRFFRDIFRGVHNIRVVQQFENYRIRLTLPGDEKPTEVLYHVNGYLDEDGTLRTMWQPVVLHDIKTRLSEGSILDSLRIQNIIKRYIPQNVMRKAVEMTAAGREELPNEVVNATVLFADIVGFTRLSENMHPLAVIEMLNLALGMVANALVRHGGTIDKYMGDAVFALFDDPLKAVAAAVEIQNLYLELNAMREIRDQPPIEMRIGIHSGKVIMGNVGSAERLDWTAIGDVVNTASRIEQNSAGGQVLISDSTYAMIHDRVEWQREMQISVKGKVEQLKVYFVKSVSFQLREKTQKLQIPEPLAG from the coding sequence ATGAGCAAAGCCATTACAGTCGCCGAACTCGACCCGCTCGCGCACCGCAACAAGGTTTTCAGAGTGCAGCTGTTCGATCTGTTCTCTTCTGAAGAGAAGCAGGTGCGTGACGCGATTTACAAGATCACCGACGCGTACGGCGGCCGCAAGCTCGCACCCGTCGTATACACCATGGTGCGCGAACTCGCAGTCAATGCACTCAAGGCTGTTTATAAAAAGATATTTTACGAACGCGTGATCGAAGAGCTCGGCATACCCGAAGTCAGCTACACCGAGTGGCTCGATCTCTTTAAAGCCGAAATCGACGCGCACCGCGCCGAGAATTTCTCGCGCATCGCACGCGAAGAGGGTGTCGGTATTTCAGTGTATTTGAAATTCAACGAAGATGCGCTCTCGATCAAGATTGTCAACCAGGGCAAGCCCAGCGAACTTGAATACGAGCGCATACAGAACGCTATAGAAAAAAGCCGTCAGGTTGCGAACATGCGCGCGCTGATGGAAGAACAAGATGTGCGCGATTCACACTCAGAGGGCGCCGGCATGGGAATTCCCATGTGTATCATGACGCTGAAGGGATTGCACATTTCACCCGACAACTTTCGTATCGAATTGAAATCGCGGGCGACGGTCGCGTCGCTTGAATTACCGTGGCAGAACCTGTTGCCGCCTTCGGCAAAAAAAGAAACTTCGATTCTGGCCCCCGAGGCTTTTTCGCGGGCAGGCTCTGATCTGATTGAAAAACTTGATTTCGCGATTCTTTGTTTCGACAGGTTTGAGAATCTAACCGAAGTCTCAGAGAGTTTTCTCGAAAAGCTGAAAATACCCAAAGAGCGCGTGGGCGAGGTGAAGGCGGTGATTCCGCAGCGGTTCTTTCGCGACATTTTTCGCGGTGTGCACAACATTCGCGTCGTGCAGCAATTCGAAAATTACCGCATTCGCCTGACGCTGCCGGGCGATGAAAAGCCTACTGAAGTACTCTATCACGTCAACGGCTACCTCGACGAAGACGGCACGCTGCGCACGATGTGGCAGCCCGTGGTGTTGCACGACATCAAGACACGACTCAGCGAAGGCAGTATTCTCGACAGCCTCAGAATTCAGAATATTATCAAACGCTATATACCCCAGAACGTGATGCGCAAGGCTGTCGAAATGACCGCTGCGGGCCGCGAAGAGCTGCCAAACGAAGTTGTGAACGCCACCGTACTCTTTGCCGATATTGTCGGCTTCACCCGGCTTTCAGAAAATATGCACCCGCTGGCGGTGATCGAAATGCTGAATCTGGCACTGGGCATGGTCGCAAACGCGCTGGTGCGCCATGGCGGCACGATCGACAAGTACATGGGCGATGCGGTCTTTGCGCTCTTCGACGACCCGCTGAAGGCTGTCGCGGCCGCCGTCGAGATTCAGAATCTTTACCTTGAGCTGAATGCAATGCGTGAAATCAGAGACCAGCCCCCGATTGAAATGCGCATCGGCATTCATAGCGGTAAAGTCATCATGGGCAACGTCGGCAGTGCAGAACGCCTCGACTGGACGGCGATCGGCGACGTGGTCAACACCGCCTCGCGCATCGAACAGAACTCAGCCGGCGGCCAGGTTCTGATCAGCGATTCAACCTATGCCATGATTCACGACCGGGTCGAATGGCAGCGCGAGATGCAGATCAGCGTCAAGGGCAAGGTCGAGCAGCTCAAGGTCTATTTTGTCAAATCGGTCAGTTTTCAACTGCGCGAAAAGACGCAGAAATTGCAGATTCCCGAACCATTGGCAGGTTAG
- a CDS encoding 2'-5' RNA ligase family protein, translating into MEKTLWFVAVLLPDEAVAKVRAVQQEIADTFGPRRAMRLPPHITVEAPFRLPDEVAPKLTDALADFFATKTEFQLTLKDFGYFRDDVIFIQVAPSLELLELHNELQEFMRGPAGFIHAPPLHPGYTPHLTIANRDVTPKQHAAIWRGLAGRKFHASFPVVELCLMRHNGASWDTAQKFALQRK; encoded by the coding sequence ATGGAAAAAACGCTGTGGTTCGTCGCTGTTTTACTGCCAGACGAGGCCGTGGCGAAGGTGCGTGCTGTGCAGCAAGAAATTGCCGATACTTTCGGCCCGCGCCGCGCGATGCGATTGCCGCCGCACATCACCGTCGAAGCACCCTTTCGTCTGCCCGACGAAGTTGCGCCAAAACTCACAGATGCGTTAGCTGATTTCTTCGCGACGAAGACAGAGTTTCAGCTGACGCTCAAAGATTTTGGCTATTTTCGTGACGATGTAATATTCATACAGGTTGCGCCCTCGCTCGAATTGCTCGAACTGCACAATGAGTTGCAAGAATTCATGCGTGGCCCGGCGGGCTTTATACATGCCCCGCCTTTGCACCCCGGTTATACTCCTCACCTGACGATCGCAAACCGCGATGTGACGCCGAAGCAGCACGCCGCAATCTGGCGGGGCCTTGCAGGGCGAAAGTTTCATGCCAGTTTTCCCGTGGTTGAATTATGTCTCATGAGACACAACGGCGCAAGTTGGGATACCGCGCAGAAATTCGCGCTACAGCGAAAATAG
- a CDS encoding acyl-CoA desaturase, whose amino-acid sequence METILIFFAAHWFASAFAQTFFLHRYASHSMFTMNKGWEKFWHLFTIIAQGPSYLNPRGYAILHRMHHQFSDTEKDPHSPHHAKNFFDMMLKTKHTYDDYAYGRVQASAAFVENTPSWPIVDNLGQSWVFRIGAGALYAFFYMAYVPEGMWYLYLLLPMHWLMGPIHGAIVNWGGHMYGYVNFHKTKDQSKNTLPIDFLIGGELYQNNHHAFGTNPNFAKRWFELDTTYQIMRVLNLFHIIRLKQPATEPAGAGSSKKKSSQAVAQHSSSRPVAA is encoded by the coding sequence ATGGAAACAATCCTCATATTTTTCGCGGCGCATTGGTTCGCATCGGCTTTTGCGCAGACCTTCTTTCTGCACCGCTACGCTTCTCACAGCATGTTCACCATGAACAAAGGCTGGGAGAAATTCTGGCACCTGTTCACGATTATTGCACAGGGCCCTTCTTACCTGAACCCGCGCGGTTATGCGATTCTGCACCGCATGCACCACCAGTTCAGCGACACTGAAAAAGACCCGCACAGTCCGCACCATGCGAAGAACTTCTTCGACATGATGCTGAAAACGAAACACACCTACGACGACTACGCGTATGGCAGGGTGCAGGCATCAGCTGCATTTGTCGAAAACACACCGTCATGGCCGATTGTCGACAACCTTGGCCAATCGTGGGTTTTCCGCATTGGCGCTGGCGCGCTCTATGCATTCTTTTATATGGCGTATGTTCCCGAAGGCATGTGGTATCTGTACCTGCTGCTGCCGATGCACTGGTTAATGGGGCCGATTCACGGCGCAATCGTGAACTGGGGTGGGCATATGTACGGCTATGTGAATTTCCATAAAACGAAGGATCAATCAAAGAACACGCTACCGATCGACTTCTTGATTGGCGGCGAGCTTTACCAGAACAACCACCATGCATTCGGCACTAATCCGAACTTTGCCAAACGCTGGTTTGAACTCGACACGACATATCAGATTATGCGAGTGCTAAATCTATTCCACATTATTCGCCTCAAACAACCGGCTACGGAGCCGGCCGGTGCCGGCAGCAGCAAGAAAAAATCTTCGCAAGCTGTCGCACAACACAGTTCGAGCCGCCCTGTAGCGGCCTAA
- the tpx gene encoding thiol peroxidase encodes MANVTLRGKEIHTVGTLPPIGSNVPDFRLTKQDLSEIKPADLAGKKVIYNIFPSIDTATCAASVRKFNEQAAAVENTTIVCVSADLPFALKRFCGAEGINNVVAASDLRDKSFGKVWGLTFTDGPLEGLLSRAVVVTDTNGKVVYTEQVAEIGNEPDYDKALAAAKGA; translated from the coding sequence ATGGCAAATGTAACACTTCGTGGCAAAGAGATTCACACCGTCGGCACCCTGCCCCCAATCGGCAGCAATGTACCCGATTTTCGCCTCACCAAACAAGACCTGTCTGAAATTAAGCCGGCAGACCTTGCTGGCAAAAAGGTCATCTATAACATATTCCCCAGCATCGACACAGCGACCTGCGCGGCGTCTGTGCGCAAATTCAACGAGCAGGCGGCGGCGGTTGAGAACACCACCATCGTCTGCGTCTCTGCCGATCTGCCGTTCGCGCTCAAGCGCTTCTGCGGCGCAGAAGGTATAAACAATGTCGTCGCTGCATCTGATCTTCGCGACAAAAGCTTTGGCAAAGTCTGGGGGCTCACCTTTACCGATGGTCCCCTCGAAGGCCTGCTTTCCCGCGCAGTCGTTGTCACTGACACCAACGGAAAAGTCGTTTATACCGAGCAAGTTGCCGAAATTGGCAACGAACCCGATTACGACAAAGCCCTCGCCGCCGCGAAGGGCGCGTAA
- a CDS encoding DUF2237 family protein — translation MALNVLGTELAPCSLEPLTGFFRDGCCNTNADDHGMHTVCVQVTDAFLEFSKSVGNDLSTPVPQYEFTGLVEGDRWCLCMPRWIEAYNANAAPRVVLEATHVSVLEHIDLDLLQRFAVA, via the coding sequence ATGGCTCTCAACGTACTCGGCACCGAACTTGCGCCCTGCAGCCTTGAACCGCTGACCGGTTTCTTTCGCGATGGCTGCTGTAACACGAATGCCGACGACCATGGCATGCACACTGTCTGTGTACAGGTGACGGACGCCTTTCTTGAATTCAGTAAATCGGTGGGTAACGACCTTTCGACTCCGGTGCCACAATACGAATTCACCGGGCTTGTCGAAGGCGATCGCTGGTGCCTTTGCATGCCCAGGTGGATTGAGGCGTATAACGCCAACGCGGCCCCGCGTGTCGTGCTCGAGGCAACACATGTCTCTGTGCTCGAGCATATTGATCTTGACCTGTTGCAGAGATTCGCAGTCGCGTAG
- a CDS encoding TetR/AcrR family transcriptional regulator codes for MKITPVQRAARIKNLREKRKLERELKVRDRALRLRAKKSSGGGDSAEATEKKHQRRARGSLSRDEIVKAAFDIIRVEGVEGLSMRRIADKLGCSVASPYAHFENQEEILRILITNGEKILTQDLRRAQTSATDVYDQLDAIAHAYWNFASENRHLHRLMFSASGGKLYRKSFPTLPTSYRVFLETIRRGISSGAIPHPRKSYPAIASTMWAWMYGLIVLDLNEMVRQPKGADPVKEGIEYFKRMLRVPLD; via the coding sequence ATGAAGATCACCCCTGTGCAGCGGGCGGCGCGCATCAAGAACCTGCGCGAAAAGCGCAAACTCGAAAGAGAACTCAAAGTTCGTGACCGCGCCCTGAGGCTGCGTGCAAAAAAATCATCGGGCGGCGGCGATAGCGCCGAAGCGACTGAGAAAAAGCACCAACGGCGCGCCCGCGGTTCGCTGAGCCGTGACGAAATCGTCAAGGCGGCCTTCGACATCATCAGAGTCGAAGGCGTTGAAGGCCTGAGCATGCGCCGCATCGCCGATAAGCTCGGGTGTTCGGTCGCAAGCCCTTATGCACACTTCGAGAATCAAGAAGAGATTCTGCGCATTCTCATCACCAATGGTGAAAAGATTCTTACTCAAGACCTGCGCAGAGCGCAGACGAGCGCAACCGATGTGTACGACCAGCTCGACGCAATTGCGCATGCCTACTGGAACTTCGCGAGTGAAAATCGCCATCTGCACAGGCTGATGTTCAGTGCGAGCGGCGGCAAGTTGTATCGCAAGTCTTTTCCCACTTTGCCCACTTCGTACCGGGTCTTTCTCGAAACGATTCGCCGCGGCATCAGCTCGGGCGCGATACCACACCCTCGTAAGAGCTACCCGGCGATAGCGAGCACGATGTGGGCCTGGATGTACGGGCTCATCGTTCTCGACCTGAACGAAATGGTGCGCCAACCGAAAGGCGCTGACCCGGTAAAAGAAGGCATTGAATATTTCAAGCGCATGCTCAGGGTACCGCTCGATTAA
- a CDS encoding CPXCG motif-containing cysteine-rich protein has product MFDCPACGAPISVVLETFAEPTTQDYIEDCEVCCRPLHIRYSSAEYELESVRVRTTDE; this is encoded by the coding sequence ATGTTTGACTGTCCGGCGTGTGGGGCGCCCATTTCTGTCGTTCTCGAGACCTTCGCCGAGCCAACGACTCAAGATTATATTGAGGATTGCGAAGTCTGCTGCCGCCCATTGCACATTCGCTATTCGAGCGCTGAGTATGAACTCGAATCAGTGCGCGTGAGAACAACAGACGAATAA
- a CDS encoding NHL repeat containing protein gives MKYALVLLFFILNCSRNDEASAASSNSSGCVPTRQAGRSSNCALTLSLTVDTLAGPSQGTAASGDTDGTGSAARFNAVTGVTTDGQNIYSTDYFGHKIRKTVISSGVVSTLAGPGPGTSLSGDVDGIGEAARFSSMRAITTDGTNLYVADNSNNKIRKIVIASRAVTVLAGPAAGDTTSGDTDGTANDARFNNPQGIVTDGTNLFVADSLNRKVRKIVIASGIVSTLAGPAQGVTGSGDTDGSANTARFGLPGAMTTDGVNLYLCDSSNHKIRKIVIATGEVITLAGPAQGTTTSGDTDGTGNSARFNNPLGITTDGTSLYVADTSNQKIRKIVIATGAVTTVAGPAQGATTSGDTEGVGTSARFFNPHGITTDGYRLFVGEYWNHKIRRIN, from the coding sequence ATGAAATATGCCCTCGTGTTACTGTTCTTTATTCTAAATTGCAGTCGCAACGATGAAGCAAGTGCTGCTTCATCAAATTCCTCTGGGTGCGTTCCGACCAGACAAGCAGGCCGAAGCAGCAATTGTGCTCTAACATTGAGCCTTACAGTTGATACGCTCGCTGGCCCTTCACAAGGTACGGCCGCAAGTGGTGATACAGACGGTACCGGCAGTGCCGCGAGATTTAATGCGGTTACAGGGGTGACAACAGACGGACAAAATATCTATTCCACAGACTATTTTGGCCACAAAATACGAAAGACGGTAATTTCCTCTGGCGTGGTCTCGACTCTCGCTGGCCCCGGACCAGGAACAAGCCTTTCGGGCGATGTCGACGGAATTGGCGAAGCAGCTCGCTTTAGCTCTATGCGAGCAATCACGACAGATGGCACTAATCTCTACGTGGCCGATAACTCAAACAACAAGATTCGCAAAATTGTTATAGCCTCACGCGCAGTGACAGTTCTCGCGGGGCCAGCTGCTGGCGATACAACCAGCGGCGATACAGATGGTACTGCGAATGATGCACGTTTCAACAACCCTCAGGGTATCGTGACCGATGGCACCAATTTATTTGTCGCTGATTCGCTCAATCGGAAAGTAAGAAAAATCGTCATCGCATCTGGCATTGTCAGCACTCTTGCCGGGCCAGCCCAAGGTGTAACTGGGTCTGGTGATACAGATGGTTCGGCCAATACCGCACGATTCGGGCTTCCCGGGGCTATGACAACCGATGGCGTCAATTTATACCTGTGTGATTCATCAAATCATAAAATACGCAAAATTGTAATTGCGACGGGCGAGGTAATTACTCTAGCAGGCCCTGCGCAGGGCACAACCACGAGCGGTGATACCGATGGAACGGGAAATTCCGCTCGTTTCAATAATCCCCTCGGCATCACAACTGATGGTACAAGTTTATACGTGGCCGATACGTCCAATCAAAAGATCCGAAAAATAGTCATTGCTACGGGCGCGGTAACGACTGTCGCCGGCCCCGCACAAGGTGCAACGACCTCGGGAGATACTGAGGGCGTTGGCACATCTGCTAGATTTTTCAATCCACATGGAATCACTACTGACGGGTATCGACTCTTTGTTGGCGAGTATTGGAATCACAAGATTCGGAGAATAAACTAG